The Stieleria maiorica genome includes the window GCCTCCGTAGCTACGCTCGCCAGAGCGTGGGCGGCGGCGAATCGCGTCTCCATTCGTGTCGCCACACGACACGTAGCCGGGGAAAGAGGTAGGAAGCTCTAGGCTTTGTCCCTTAACCCGGCAGGGGGCGTATGTGGTAGCGGAATTCGCCAAGAATTTCGGCTTTTCCGTTGTGGACTGTTGCGAGTCGAAAGCCTTGGCGGCCTCCACAGCGGGTTTGACAAAGCCTACCGAAACGCGGGAGCGGACCGAGGAGAAAGCGTTCCCCGCTCAGATGTAAAACATCACTTCGTCGCCCTGGGCCGAGCGGGCGGCGATCTCGGCCAGCGTGGTCCGGGCCAGCACCGCGCGCGAGGCTTCGCTGGCCGCGTCCCAGACCTCGTGCAACATCCGATTGGCCTTCGTGTCGGTCGCATCGGTCTGGCAATTGGAATCCGAACACCCGACCGCTTCGGCAATCTCCAGCAAATTCAGCTCCGTCGGGGCGACCGCCAGCCGATAGCCTCCCTGACTGCCGCGGATGCTCTGCACCCACCCCGCACTGCGCAGTGTTCGCAGGATCTGGACCAAAAACGGAGCCGGGATGCCGTGCCGCTGACTGATCTCACGCACCGCCACCGGGGCTTTTTCGCTCTGCCGCTGCGCCAATTCGATCAACGCCAACGTCGCGTAATGAACTCGTGCCGAGATTGTCACCGAACCACACTCCCCGGTTTCAGTCGTGAAGCCCACATTCGGTTTTCTGAAATCCGCTCCAACGCCCCGCACGCTCGTCTTCACCGAGCAGATTGGCACGCGTGCACGGCCAGCAACCCACGCTGGGATAACCCTGGTCGTGAAGCGGGTTGTAGGGGATGTCGTGCTTGCTGATCAGACTCCAAACCTCTTTCTTGGTCCAATTGGCCAGCGGGCTGATCTTCACGAGCTGGAATTTTTTGTCCCAACCCACGATCGGCGCCTTCGCGCGATCAGGGCTCTGGTCACGCCGGATCGCGCTGGCCCAGGCATGCAGCCCCCGCGCGGCTTCCTTTAACACGCGCAATTTGCGATCGAAGCAGCAGCGATTCGGTTCCGTCTTGTAGACCGGGCCGCCGTTGGCCGCTTCGTATTCCTGGACGGTCTGCGCTGGGTATTTGAATTCGACTTCGATCCCGTACCGCTCTTTCACCGACTCGCGTAGCGCCAGGGTTTCCTTGAACTGGTACCCTGTTTCCAAATTGAAAATCGGCGTCTCCGGGGCGATCTCGCTCAGCATGTGGATGATCGTCATCCCTTCGGGGCCGAATGCGGTGGCCATCGAGAACTTGGGGGCGAACCGCTCCACCGCCCAGGCCAGAATCTCCTGCGGGCTGGCCGATTCCAATCGCTGACTGTGATCGGCCAGTTCCGCCAAAAACTCCTCCGTCGGCGCCAGCGGGGGATCGGCAGCCAGCGCTCCCTGCAATTCGTCCTCCTCCGGCATGCGGTCGGGCGCGGTGTCCGTGACCACCGGAAGCGGTTTGGCACCGGTGTGGGGCTCGGGGGCGACAGACGGTTCGGCGGTCGAGACGGGTTTCATCGTCAGACTTTCACGAAGGCAAAGAGAAAGGCGAGGTTTTTCGAACCAGCGACCGCCCCTGCGATCGCTAGACCGAGTAACAATAGAAAGTTGATCCAGATAGTCAAGTATGGTATCGGCAGGTTCAAGGATCAGATTGAGCGGATTTGGGTTCGCGCGGTGCGGCCTGACGTGTCGAGTGAGCGAAATCCAACGAAAAACGATTCGGGACCAGACCGGCAGGGTGCTACAATCGGTTGATGTTGCGCCGATAGGCCAATACCGCTCATCCAAGCGTCGTTTCCTTGGGGAGGGCCCGTACCTTTGGGGAGGGCCCGCTGGCTCGCGCCAAACGGCTGATAATCGTTTGCCATCAGCCGGCTCGCGCCAGCTTCCGGGCGGCCGTGGCTTAGCTGTATTGGGCGAAAGGCTGCACACGAACGGAACACCAACGGAGCCCCCCTGCGACTCTTCTCCTCCTGCTCTGGCGCCATGATTCACCCCGACCACCATCGGCACAATCCGACGAAACGATTGTCGCTGCTCACCTTCGCAGCAGCTTGCATGATCATCGCCCCCGCGCCCGCACGCGGCGACACCGTCGAAATGCGTGGTGGAGTCCAGCTCGACGGCAAGATCGTGCGGAAGACGGACACCGGATCGAAACCGCATTTGATCGTCGAGGTGGATCCGGAGCTGCGCGTGGCGATCCCGCAGAGTCGCGTCGTCAAAACGGTCAGCGATCAGGACGAAAAACTGGTTTGGTACCGCCAACAGCTGGAACAAATTGGCGAGGATGCCGAAGCGCATTATCAATTGGCGCGCGAGTGCAAGGCGAACGGTTTATTGGCTCAGCGCGACTACCATTTTCAGCGTGCGATCGAAATCGATCCCGATCACCGCCAAGCCCGGTCGGCGCTGAAGTATGTTCGCGATGGCAATGAATGGGTTCTTTTTGCCGACCAACAACGACGTCGAGGATTGATCCCGACCTCCAGCGGCTGGGAAGTCCCGGAGGTCTACCTGCGCGAGCAGCGAAGAGACGAAATCGATCAAGCCTCCAAGGTCTGGATCAAGGAACTCGGCAAGCTGCGCGGATTCGTGTTGCGGCCGGGAAAGCGATCGGCCGAAGCTCTCGAAACGATCAAAGCCATCGACGATCCGCTCGCGTCGACCGCGTTGGCCGAAGCATTGGAGAAGTCGCGTGGAAACAAGCCCGACCCGAAATCGCTGCGGATGATCTATGTCAAACGCCTGGGGGCACTGCGGACATCTGTCGCGGTCCAGGCCCTGGTCAGGACGGGGATCTTTGAACCCGATCCGGGGATTCGCACCGAAGCGTTGATGCAGCTTCAAGAGTATGGTGCGTCGTCCGCGGTCGCGTCCTACCTGCCGCTGCTGAAAGGCGATAGCCGAAAACCGGCCGAAGTGACTGCGGCGCTCCGGGCACTCAACTATTTCCCCGAACCGGAACTGTGGGAAGCGTACGTGGATGCGTTAGTCACGACGCACAAGTCATTGACACCGAAAGGCCCCGGAATGTCGGTCGGCAGCAACAGCTTGGGCGGTTCGGGACTTTCCACCGGTAGCAAGCAAGAGGTGTTGACGAAAACGCAGCAGAACCCTGGCGCGCTTGAATTGCTCCGCCAGATCGCTCCCGGTGTCGACCATCGCTACGACCAGACAGCCTGGCGCAACCACTTTGCCGAACAACTGATGCAAGCCCCCGACGACCTGCGTCGCGATCCGTAGTCGGCAGACAGAACACGTGGGATCGGCTTCCACTCCGGTGAACCGCCCGACCCAAGGTGGCTACCTTCGCCAGAAGGTGGATCTCCGCGCATCTCCACGCTCTGGCGAGCGTAGTTACTTCGACAATGCCGGCGGCCGAATAAACCAGGACGCGATCGCCAACGGCATCATCGCAGCGGCGAAGCAGAGAATCGCGGGGTCGTAGCTGCCCGTGGCGTCGTTGACCCAGCCCATGATCAACGGTCCGCAACCGCTGCCGGCGACGGTTCCACACCAAACCGCCCCGCGAATACTGCCCAGATGTTGTCGACCGTAGTAGCGTACCCAGGCAACGCCGCTGACGGAGATCAGCATTCCCTGCCCGCCGCCGAACAGACCGGCAAACGCTTGCGCGCCGCGAACCGAAGGGTCCAAGTACAGCCAAGCGAGCGAACCGGCGACCAAAGCGGTGCCGATGCCCAACAGGCGATTCAACTTCAAGAAGTCCGCCAACACGCCTCCGCCCAACTGCATCGCCAGCATCGTCATGCCCAGGATCTTGAATAACCCGGCGGCCGTTTCCGGCGGCAGCGCTCGTTGTTCGCACAGTGTGAATAGATAGAACAACACACCGGTGCCGGCCATCGCCCAGATAATGTTCGCAAGTCCCAGGATGTAATACGAACCCGTCCGTGCCGCCTGAGCCAACGTCAATGCGTCCGGGTCCAGATTCCGATCCGGCACGGGCTCGTCGGAATCGGGCTCTTCGGAATCAAACGCATCGGAACCGGACTCGTCCGTGGCATGGCCGGGGGACAAACGTCCGGCATGACCATCCACGTACTGGCCCAGGTCTTCGGGCCGATTGCGGTACAGCAACAACACCAGCGGCAACAGCGTCAGAACCAGGATTGCCGCCAGCGACTGATACGTCGAACGCCAGCCGATGGCAGCGATCGATTCGGCCAGCCACTCGGGGACCCAGGCAAACGCGATCGCCGAGCCGATGCTGAGCACGGCCGAAACTCGCCCGATGCGATTACGAAACCACATCGCCGTGGTGTTACCGGACAACAATGTCAGCGAGCCTTGGCCGAGAAAACGCAGCATGAAAAACGCGGCTAGCAGTCCATAGAACCCGTTCACGCTGGAAGCGAACAGACAGGCTAACGCAAGCGCGACGATCACAATCGATGCGACACGCTTTAACCCATGTCGATCTGCCGCCGGCCCGACAAAGCTCAGCGGAACGGCTGCAAACAACGTCCCCAGCATGTACGCCAAACCGAGTCGGCTTTGCGTCAGATGCAAACTGTCAAGCAACGCCGGCGTGAACGCGCTGACGGCAAACGTCTGCCCCGGACTGGTCCCCACCTGCATCAGCATCGCGATCGGCAGCATCAAGTAGCCATAAAAAAATGGCAGCCGTCGCGCCAGTCGGTCGGAAAGAAAATTCATGGCCAGGCTTAGAGGCGGCTTGTGGTTTCAATTGACGCGCCGAAGTCTTCGCAATCATGCTAGCCCGACGCGTGAGCGAGGGGCCATCTATCGCCCGCTCGCATGTTGAAAACACCGGGCCGAATGACGTCAAATATCGTTCTGGGTTGTTCGTGAGGAGCGTTTACCGCTCGCTGTGGCTTTGACCACTTGGGTGAGATTGCTCTCTCACGCGTCGTTCCCAAAATACTCAGCCCCGGATCATACCCTCGACGTCATTCGACGCCAGTCGCCAGACATCACGCCGTGCGTTGGATCACCTGTTCGGCCGCAATGGTGGCCAACGCTTTGAGCGTCAGTTGGGGATTGATTTCGCAACCGGCGGGAAACAAGGAAGCATCGGCAACGGTCAGGTTGGAAACGTGTTGGCCGCCATCCGTTTTCACCTGGAACGTCGTCGGGTCGACCACGTCACCGATCGACGCGCCGCCTTGGCCGTGCGTGGTCAGCAAGTTAACGAATGCCGGACCGCGGCGGCGGATTTGGCGAATCGCCCACTCCAGATCGTCCATGTCACGAATCCGCAGCGGACGGCCGCCGCGCAGCAACATCGCTTTGGTCGGCAGATGCAGCGTCACACCGTCATCGGGCTTCGCGGCGGCGAAATAGATTCTTGCGATCCGTTGCATGCCCAACAGCAAGATTTCGAATTCATCACAATCCAACGAAATGTTCACCTTGCCACAATCGTCGATCGAATTGCACTTTCGCACCTGCGTGGGCACGACGATGCCGGCCATCGACAGGTGATTGAACCGTCGCATGGTGCAGGCAAACTCTTTGAACCATCCTGTCAACGCCAAGGCGACGGTGCCGGGGAAGTGAAACCAATTCTCCAATGCGGGTTCTTCGACAACCCGGCCGTCTTTTTCGACCATCCGGCGGTCAACCAAGAAACACTGCGTCACGCCCGGTTCGGGGCGATCAGAATCCGACGGCCAAATCGGTTTGTCGAACATCGCATACACCGCCGTTCCCACGTTGGCGGTGAAGCGTTTGCCGAGATGGCGGTTTCGATAACCTCCGGACTTTAGCCCCTGGGCGATCAACCTGGTCGTGGGGCCGATGCCGGCGGCGACGACGTATTGGTCCGCGGTCACGGTCGTGCGGGTGCGGCAACCATCGTCTTCAACGCGTGTGACGTCGACACCGGTGACGATCGGTTGCCCCACGGAATCGGATTCGACACGAAGATGTTTCGCTTCGGTCCGGTACGAAACGCGGGCCGGTTCGGGATTGTGCATCGCCTGGACTAGAAAGCTGTTGGCACCGGTCGGCGCGTACGGATGTAGTCCGCCGATGTGGTCGCCGAAACTGTCGACCGAGTTGTCGCTGCCGCATCCCGAACAATGCAACCGCATGGCGACCGGTAGTGGTTGCACGTCCTCGCCGAGTTCCTTGCAGCCTTCTGCGAATCGCATGCTGCGGTCGCTGACTTGTGTCTCGGTCACCGTAGTGTTGACGCCGAGTTCGGCATTGATGCCATCCATCAGCAGGGCCAGTTGATCGTAGCCGAGCCCTGTGGGCTGGCGGCCGGCCCATTTCGATTCATAAACCTCGCGCGAGATGGGCAGATGGATGGCGTTGTTGACATAGGGTCCGCCGCCGAACACCTTGGCCTGGCAGACATTGATGGTTTGTCGCGGTGGGATCTTTTTTCGCCGGTGGGGAAGCACCAGATCGAGTTTCGAATCGACGTTGCCGAGTCCGCCGCTGATTTGCCCGCCGGCGTCTTTGTAAAGCCGCATCAGGACTTCATCGCTGCGTGGCGGCGCCAGGCGAACGTTGCCATCGGAGTCTTCGATGCGTTGGACCAACGCGTCGGGACTGACGAAATCGCCGTAATCAAGAATCAGGACCTTGCGGCCTTGGGCGGTCAAGCGTGTCGCCGCGGTCGCGCCTCCGGCGCCGCTGCCGATGATGACCACGTCGTAGTGCTGATTCAGATCCGCCAGCGGCGGTGCGGGCAAGGAAACCAGACTGGAAACCTGTTCGCATTTCTTGCTCCAGCCCAATCCGATCAGCTCTCGGGCGGGCGAACGCGAGTGGATCACCAATCGCCCCAGCATCGACAACCCGCTGACGGCCATGTGCAACAGGTGGTCGTCGTCCCACAGGATCAGCGGAGGTGCACCTGCACAGCGCTGGGTTTCGCCTTGATTGAGCAACCGGCGTACGCCCTCGGGGGCGTGATGTTTCAGGCGTTTGGCCGTGTGTTTGACGCTGTAGACGTCCAGCCACAGCAAGGCGACGCTCATGCCCAGTTGCATGCGGTACGGCAGATGGTCGGCGTAGCGCAGGACGTCGTTGGCCACCTGGCATGCATTGTCGCCGCAGCGTCCACACCACAGCGAATCAATCTGGGCCGCCATGATCGCCACCAGCGTGTCGAAACGCTTTTCGCGAATCGTCTGCATCGGGCATTCATGTGTCGGTTTGTCTCCCCAACCGAACAGGCTCAACGGCAACAGTCCCGCAGCCACGGCGCCCTTGCCGAATTGTCGTCGGTTGATTTCGTGGGCAAACAGGTGTGTGCCAAGTTTTGACAGATTGTCCAGCGAAGACAAATCGTCCATCAGGCCCTTCCTTGGTCCATGGTCTGCGTCCTATTTCTCTGCGGCATGCTTCTTGATGCCTCTGTCGCGTTTCTCGATCGCTCTGTTTCGGCAGAAACCAACCGTCGTTTCGCTCAACTTCGTCGTCGCAGGAATCAATTTGGAGCCAAACCACGGCGCGCCTGCGGCATTCTGCACCGGCGGCCCGACGACAACGATCGTACCGATTGCACCAGATCAATCGGGCTGTCCCGCACTCCCCGGGGTCTGTCCCCGTTTCATGACAGGACGTCCCTTGTGGGTGGCTTGCATGTTTTTTTCGGGGGGCTGGTCGCCCGGGGGCTGTCCCCGGACGTTAGTCCCCGTGTCACCGCGACTGAGAATAACCCACGGATGGCAAAGCGTGCCCACGGATATCCGCCTGCTGGACATCCGTTGGTTCGCGCTGTCATCCGCGAGCGTATTCGTCAGTTCAGGTCAAGCGTCCTCCGGGGTCTGTCCCCGAACTCCCCGGGGTCTGTCCCCGAGCTTCTGGGGTCTGTCCCCGAGCTTCTGGGGTCTGTCCCCGGGCTTCTGGGGTCTGTCCCCGAATGAGGGGGCAGTTGGACGGTGGAGAATCGCCCGAGCGTGGCGGTGAGAGGCTGGAAGCCTGTCCCACTTGGGCCGGGCGCCGGTCTGGGTGATAATCGGACGCGAAACGAATCCTTGGGCCTAACCCGGTGATGATCAGGATGGACAAACGAACAGATCTAGTGACCACCGAAAAGCTGCCTCGGGCGGAGTTTCACCTCAACCAACCCTTCCCACCGGCCGGCGATCAGCCTCAAGCGATCGAGCAACTGACCAAGGGATTCAATGCCGGATCCTCGGCTCAGGTGCTGCTCGGGGCGACCGGCACTGGAAAAACCTTCACCATGGCCAACGTGATCGCTAACGTCGGCCGGCCGGCGCTGGTGTTGAGTCACAACAAAACACTCGCGGCACAGCTGTACAGTGAATTCAAGGAGTTTTTTCCTGAGAACGCCGTTCACTATTTCGTCAGCTACTACGACTACTACCAACCCGAAGCCTACATCCCCCAGCGCGACGTCTACATCGAAAAAGACGCTTCGATCAATGAAGAAATCGATCGCTTGCGTTTGGCCACCACCAGCAGCCTGGTCAGCCGCCGCGATGTCGTGATCGTCGCCTCGGTCAGCAGCATCTACGGCCTCGGTTCGCCGGAGGATTACAAGCAGTTGGTCGTCGGCCTGACGCGTGGCGAATCGATTCGCCGCGATCATTTGCTGTTAAAGCTGGTCGACGTGTTGTATGAGCGCAACGACATGGCATTCGAACGCGGCAAGTTTCGCGTCCGCGGCGACAGCATCGAACTGTGGCCCAGCTATGAAGAATTCGCCTACCGCATCGAGATGTGGGGCGACCAGATCGACCAGATCTCGATCATCAAACCCGTCTCCGGCGAAACCGTCAAAACACTCTCCCAAGTCTTCATCTACCCCGCCAAACACTTCGTCATGCCGGACGATCGCATCAAACGTGCGATCAGCGTGATCCGCGCAGAACTAAACCATCAGCTGGAGTTGTTCCAAAAACAGGGCAAGTTGCTCGAAGCCCAACGTCTGTCCGCGCGGACACGCTTTGACTTGGAGATGTTGGCCGAGGTGGGGCATTGCCCGGGCATCGAAAACTACTCGCGTCCCTTGTCGGGCAAAGAACCGGGCGCTTCGCCGGATACACTGTACGAATTCTTTCCCGACGATTTCATCACCTTCGTCGACGAATCACACGTCACCGTGCCCCAAGTCCGCGCGATGTACGCCGGTGACCGCAGCCGAAAGCTGACGCTGGTCGACCACGGTTTTCGATTGCCCAGCGCGCTCGACAACCGACCGCTGAAATTCGAAGAGTGGGAGGAGCGAACCGGCCAAATCTGCTTCGTCAGCGCAACCCCCAGCGATTACGAATTGGAGCGGACCGGCGGCGAAGTCATCGAACAGATCATTCGCCCAACCGGGTTGTTGGATCCGGAGGTCGAGGTGGTTTCGGCACGCGGTCAAGTCAATCATTTGATCAACGAGATTCGTGTCCGAGCCGAGCGGGACGAACGGGTACTCGTCACTGCCCTGACGAAACGGTTGGCCGAAGACCTGGCGAATTTCTTCCAAGAACAAAACGTCCGCTGTCGCTGGCTGCACAGCGAACTCAATGCGTTTGAACGCGTGGATCTGTTGCAAGAGTTGCGCGCCGGGCACTTCGATTGTCTCGTCGGCGTCAACCTGCTCCGCGAAGGCTTGGACCTGCCGGAAGTGTCACTGGTCGCGATCCTGGACGCCGACAAGGAAGGATTTTTGCGCAGCGAAACCAGTTTGATTCAAACCATCGGCCGCGCGGCCCGAAACGCCAACAGCAAAGTGATCTTGTACGCCGACAAGGTGACCGATTCGATGCGAATGGCGATCGATGAAACCGAACGCCGCCGCGCGATCCAACAAGCGTACAACGACGAGCATGGCATCACCCCCGAAACGGTGCGCAAAAAGATCAAGGCGGGGATCGAAACCGACGCCGCCAAACGCCGCAAAACGGCCGCCAAGGCGCAGGAAGAATCCGAAACCACGTACATCACGCTCGAATTCGTCGAAGCGTTGGAACGCGAGATGTTGTCGGCCGCCGAGGACCTGGAATTTGAGCGCGCGGCCCAGCTGCGCGACCGGGTCCTGCAGCTGAAAGAAAACATCGGTAAACCGCTGGCGGAGGTCGAGGTGGACAAACCTGCCAGTGCGACCGGCCGTCAAAACCAACGCGGACGCCGCAAAGGCACCAAGGGGACCGGGGGACGGAGCAAGATCCCGCGCCCCAAACGCGGGTGAGCGGCGATCGGCGGTCAGTTCGCGACGACACCCACCTTGCCTCGTTCCCAGGCTCCGGGTTTGTAACGCACTGCAGCGGGGAGAAAATCAACGGACGTCAGGCGGTTCACGCAAGTGCCCCTGTTTCTTAGCCGTCGACAGAAATCGGGTAAGAAGATTTCGGGGGTAAGAAAATGATGAAATGCACCACCCATTCGATTCAGCTAATTTTCCTACCTCCAAAATCTTCTTACCTCTCCATCGTGCCACGTCGTCCTGTCGAGCCGGTAACGAAGAGGAGGGGGATGACAGAATGATTCGCGCACAGAATGGTGGTGCGATAACTCCAGCCGGCTAATCTCGTCCCCGCAGGGTTTTCCTGATCGGAATCCGGCTGCCCCGAAGTGGGCGAATCGCCCCTCGGAACGGCGGCGCCTGGCTGTTAATCGGCGCTCGCCGCGGGTACGATTCTCGCCATGACTCCGATGATGAAACAGTACCACGAGGCGAAGGCGGCGTGCGGTGACGCACTGCTGCTGTTTCGCATGGGCGATTTTTATGAACTGTTTTTGGACGACGCCAAAACGGCCGCCCGCATTCTCGGGCTGACCCTGACCAGTCGCGACAAGGACAGCGCCAATCCGACGGCGATGGCGGGATTCCCCCATCATCAGCTCGATTCCTACCTGAGCAAGTTGATCCAAGCCGGGTTCCGCGCCGCGGTGTGTGAACAGGTGGAGGATCCGAAACAGGCCAAGGGGTTGGTCAAACGCGAAATCACCCGTCTGGTCAGCGCGGGGACGTTGACCGACGACGATTTGCTGAATCCGCGCGAAGCGAATTATCTGGCCGCGGTCGTGTTGCACTCGCCGCGGAAAGGCAAGAAACAGTCCGACGAGCCCGTCGCGGGAATCGCGTGGGCGGAACTGTCCAGCGGACGTTTCTGTGCCGGCGTGTTCCCGGTGTCGCGGGTCGAAGATGAACTGGCGCGGATCGGACCGGCCGAAGTCATCTACCGCGAAGACGACGCCAATTTTTCACCGGATTCGACCGCACCCTGGTCGTGGACGGCGCGGCCGGCGTGGAGCTTTGCCGAAGACGCGTCGATCGAGTTGCTGTGCAAACAGTTCTCGGTCGGTTCGCTCGAAGGGTTCGGATTTCGCGACGATGATACCGCCGCGATTCGCGCCGCCGGCGCTGCCCTGACCTATCTGCAAGAAACACAACCCGGCGGCCTGGACCACTTTCGATCCATCTCGGCACACCACCGCAGCGGCGTTCTGGAGATCGACGCCTCGACGCGGCGCAGTCTGGAGATTACGAGAACGCTACGAACCTCCTCGCGCGACGGATCACTCGTCGATGCGATCGACATGACTTGCACGTCGGCGGGATCGCGGTTGTTGGCCGATTGGATCGCCGCACCGCTGGTCGACTTGGACGCAATCTGCCATCGGCATGATGCCGTCGCAGAATTTCACTCGGGCGCGTCGCTGCGCGGCGATGTCCGATCGACGCTGAAGCAGACCTACGACATCACACGGTTGTTGGCTCGAATCGCAACCGGTCGAACCGGGCCGCGCGATCTGCAACAGGTTGCGCGGACACTTTCCGGGTTGCCGACGCTGAAAGCCAAACTGGCCGGGCGAAAACCAAAGCGCATCGCACATTTGGAGTCCCATCTGCATCTGTGCCCCGAACTGCGCAGCGAATTGGAATCGGCGTTGGCCGACGAATGTCCGCTCAACGCCGCCGACGGAAACTTCGTTCGGGAAGGCTTCGATCCCGAACTGGACTCGCTGCGCGAATTGGCTGCCGGCGGAAAGCAGTGGATCTTGGAATACCAACAAGGTCAGATGGACGCGACCGGCATCCCAAACCTGAAGGTCGGCTACAACAAGGTCTTCGGGTATTACTTGGAGGTGACCAACGCGCACAAAGACAAGGTGCCCGCGGATTTCATTCGCAAACAAACGCTGAAGAATTGTGAACGCTACATCACGCCGGAGTTGAAAGAGTACGAGGAGAAAGTGCTTGCGGCGGATGAAAAGGCATCGGCCCGCGAGCAATTGATCTTCCACAACCTGCGAACTCGGACGCATCAGCATTTGGCCACGCTGCAGGAAGTCGCGGCGGCGATGGCGGAGTTGGATGTGTTGGCGGCGCTTGCCGAGTTGTCCGCACAGAGGAACTGGGTGCGTCCGCAGATGACCGATGACTCGGTGCTGCGGATCGAAGAAGGCCGGCATCCGGTGTTGGATGTGTCGTTGCCGCAAGGCGAGTTCGTGCCCAACGACTGCGTTCATTCGCCGGAAACCGGAATGATCTTACTGATCACCGGCCCCAACATGTCGGGAAAGAGCACGTACATTCGACAGGTCGCTCTTATCACCCTGTTGGCTCAAGCCGGATCGTTCGTACCCGCTCGCACCGCGTTGATCGGGATCGCCGATCGGATCTTTGCCCGCGTGGGAGCCAGCGATGAACTCAGCCGCGGCCAAAGTACGTTCATGGTCGAAATGGTTGAAACGGCGCGGATCTTGAACACCGCCTCGTCACGATCGCTGGTGATTTTGGATGAAATCGGCCGCGGCACCAGCACCTACGACGGTCTGTCGCTGGCTTGGGCGATCACCGAGCACTTGCACGAACAAATCGGTTGCCGCACGCTGTTCGCCACCCACTACCACGAATTGACTCAGTTGGAAGAGTCACTGCCGCGAGTTGCAAATCTGAATGTGGCGGTCAAAGAATGGAACGACGAAGTAGTCTTTTTGCACCGCATCATTCCAGGCGGGGCGGACAAGAGTTACGGAATCCACGTCGCCCGACTGGCCGGCGTGCCGAGTGAAGTCAACGAGCGTGCCAAGGACGTGTTGGCACAGCTGGAAATCGATCATCGCGATGCACTGGATCGGCCCACGATCGCTCCGCCGCAGGGACACAACGCTCGTGAAGGCGGCTCGTACCAGTTGACGCTGTTCGGGTTCGCCGACCATCCGGTGCTCAGTCAGGTGCAGCGATTGGACCTGAATTCAATGACCCCGATCGACGCGATGCAGTTC containing:
- a CDS encoding GMC family oxidoreductase N-terminal domain-containing protein, whose protein sequence is MDDLSSLDNLSKLGTHLFAHEINRRQFGKGAVAAGLLPLSLFGWGDKPTHECPMQTIREKRFDTLVAIMAAQIDSLWCGRCGDNACQVANDVLRYADHLPYRMQLGMSVALLWLDVYSVKHTAKRLKHHAPEGVRRLLNQGETQRCAGAPPLILWDDDHLLHMAVSGLSMLGRLVIHSRSPARELIGLGWSKKCEQVSSLVSLPAPPLADLNQHYDVVIIGSGAGGATAATRLTAQGRKVLILDYGDFVSPDALVQRIEDSDGNVRLAPPRSDEVLMRLYKDAGGQISGGLGNVDSKLDLVLPHRRKKIPPRQTINVCQAKVFGGGPYVNNAIHLPISREVYESKWAGRQPTGLGYDQLALLMDGINAELGVNTTVTETQVSDRSMRFAEGCKELGEDVQPLPVAMRLHCSGCGSDNSVDSFGDHIGGLHPYAPTGANSFLVQAMHNPEPARVSYRTEAKHLRVESDSVGQPIVTGVDVTRVEDDGCRTRTTVTADQYVVAAGIGPTTRLIAQGLKSGGYRNRHLGKRFTANVGTAVYAMFDKPIWPSDSDRPEPGVTQCFLVDRRMVEKDGRVVEEPALENWFHFPGTVALALTGWFKEFACTMRRFNHLSMAGIVVPTQVRKCNSIDDCGKVNISLDCDEFEILLLGMQRIARIYFAAAKPDDGVTLHLPTKAMLLRGGRPLRIRDMDDLEWAIRQIRRRGPAFVNLLTTHGQGGASIGDVVDPTTFQVKTDGGQHVSNLTVADASLFPAGCEINPQLTLKALATIAAEQVIQRTA
- a CDS encoding Rrf2 family transcriptional regulator, with protein sequence MTISARVHYATLALIELAQRQSEKAPVAVREISQRHGIPAPFLVQILRTLRSAGWVQSIRGSQGGYRLAVAPTELNLLEIAEAVGCSDSNCQTDATDTKANRMLHEVWDAASEASRAVLARTTLAEIAARSAQGDEVMFYI
- a CDS encoding MFS transporter, whose translation is MNFLSDRLARRLPFFYGYLMLPIAMLMQVGTSPGQTFAVSAFTPALLDSLHLTQSRLGLAYMLGTLFAAVPLSFVGPAADRHGLKRVASIVIVALALACLFASSVNGFYGLLAAFFMLRFLGQGSLTLLSGNTTAMWFRNRIGRVSAVLSIGSAIAFAWVPEWLAESIAAIGWRSTYQSLAAILVLTLLPLVLLLYRNRPEDLGQYVDGHAGRLSPGHATDESGSDAFDSEEPDSDEPVPDRNLDPDALTLAQAARTGSYYILGLANIIWAMAGTGVLFYLFTLCEQRALPPETAAGLFKILGMTMLAMQLGGGVLADFLKLNRLLGIGTALVAGSLAWLYLDPSVRGAQAFAGLFGGGQGMLISVSGVAWVRYYGRQHLGSIRGAVWCGTVAGSGCGPLIMGWVNDATGSYDPAILCFAAAMMPLAIASWFIRPPALSK
- a CDS encoding HEAT repeat domain-containing protein, encoding MIHPDHHRHNPTKRLSLLTFAAACMIIAPAPARGDTVEMRGGVQLDGKIVRKTDTGSKPHLIVEVDPELRVAIPQSRVVKTVSDQDEKLVWYRQQLEQIGEDAEAHYQLARECKANGLLAQRDYHFQRAIEIDPDHRQARSALKYVRDGNEWVLFADQQRRRGLIPTSSGWEVPEVYLREQRRDEIDQASKVWIKELGKLRGFVLRPGKRSAEALETIKAIDDPLASTALAEALEKSRGNKPDPKSLRMIYVKRLGALRTSVAVQALVRTGIFEPDPGIRTEALMQLQEYGASSAVASYLPLLKGDSRKPAEVTAALRALNYFPEPELWEAYVDALVTTHKSLTPKGPGMSVGSNSLGGSGLSTGSKQEVLTKTQQNPGALELLRQIAPGVDHRYDQTAWRNHFAEQLMQAPDDLRRDP
- a CDS encoding phosphoadenylyl-sulfate reductase, producing the protein MPEEDELQGALAADPPLAPTEEFLAELADHSQRLESASPQEILAWAVERFAPKFSMATAFGPEGMTIIHMLSEIAPETPIFNLETGYQFKETLALRESVKERYGIEVEFKYPAQTVQEYEAANGGPVYKTEPNRCCFDRKLRVLKEAARGLHAWASAIRRDQSPDRAKAPIVGWDKKFQLVKISPLANWTKKEVWSLISKHDIPYNPLHDQGYPSVGCWPCTRANLLGEDERAGRWSGFQKTECGLHD